TATGCAGTTAGAAAAAGATTTCCTGAAATTGAAGGTAATCATATAGATATTGGGAAAGAATATCTGGAAAAAATGATACAATACCCAATTAAAATACCTCAATTAGGAATTAAAGAGGTTGAATATTATATTACTTGCTTACTCTTTAAAAATGCTTTTAAGCTTAAATTTGAAAAATTCATTGAGTTTGTGAGAAATGAAAAAACAAAAGACTTCATTAATTTCGAAATAAAATATGAGGTAATTGCTGAAAAATTTCCTGATTTAGACCAAGAAGTTTTGCGCGAGACTATATCCCTGAGCAAACAACTTTCTTCAGTATTAGCGACTAGCCTAAAGGGAAATCCAAGACATTGTAAAAGATTCTTAAACTCTCTTTCAATGAGGCTAAAAATGGCATCTTTTAAAGGTGTTTCTTTAGACAAAAAAGTCTTAGCGAAAATTATGCTTATTGAATATTTTAAAGATTCTCTTTACAAACAGCTAAGCAATCTACAATCTGACGAAAATGGGAAACCTACAGAATTAGCACTTTTAGAAAAAGGTGATTGGGATGATGTTAAAAGTCTAAAAGTTTGGAAAGATGATACGTGGGTTTTGAATTGGTTAAAATTAGAACCTGCACTGTCTGAGGTTGACTTACAACCTTATTTTTATTTTACAAGAGAAAGCCTACAAAGAACTCAGAATACTTCTTCAGCAAGTTTAAGTCATGAAGCTAATTCTATTTTAAAAAGTTTGCAGTCTAAATCAGATATTGAACTCACAACTGCTATAAAAAAATCCCAAAATATTAGCGAATTTGAAGCACAAGAGATTTTAAAGGAACTCATAAATCAAATTCAAATATCTACTAAAATTGAAAATCCATTATTTAAGTCATTTATAGAATGGGGAGCCACTAGAGCATCCCTATACCCAGATGTAATAATTACCTTAAATAGCCTACCTGTAAGTAAAGTAGAAAAGGCATTTATTCCTAGAATTGTTGATTTTTTCAAAAAAATTGATAAAATTATTGAAGTAAAAGAATTGACAGAT
The Aequorivita iocasae genome window above contains:
- a CDS encoding KAP family P-loop NTPase fold protein, coding for MWKDSETNIDLLDFEYLISMTKDIIENDELTPCSIGVYGDWGSGKSSLAEMALKELSTEEGFLCLKFNGWLFEGYEDAKTALIGSILDKIKENRTPKGEALEALNRLYKSIDFFKVASKGVKYGADFMLTGGIGTIADLTMQSVLAKAKGTTIKDSISEEQINKSMEALFKNSEIRDNLKSFQDDFKDLLKKTKIKKLVVFIDELDRCNHDTILETLEAIRLFLFAPGTSFILGADERQVMYAVRKRFPEIEGNHIDIGKEYLEKMIQYPIKIPQLGIKEVEYYITCLLFKNAFKLKFEKFIEFVRNEKTKDFINFEIKYEVIAEKFPDLDQEVLRETISLSKQLSSVLATSLKGNPRHCKRFLNSLSMRLKMASFKGVSLDKKVLAKIMLIEYFKDSLYKQLSNLQSDENGKPTELALLEKGDWDDVKSLKVWKDDTWVLNWLKLEPALSEVDLQPYFYFTRESLQRTQNTSSASLSHEANSILKSLQSKSDIELTTAIKKSQNISEFEAQEILKELINQIQISTKIENPLFKSFIEWGATRASLYPDVIITLNSLPVSKVEKAFIPRIVDFFKKIDKIIEVKELTDRWIKEKSSLEKVIKAELK